From the genome of Carassius auratus strain Wakin chromosome 26, ASM336829v1, whole genome shotgun sequence, one region includes:
- the atp1b1b gene encoding sodium/potassium-transporting ATPase subunit beta-1b — protein MPAQSKDDGGWKKFLWNSEKKEFLGRTGGSWSKIFLFYLIFYGFLAGIFIGTIQILLLTLSDYKPTWQDRVAPPGLTHYPRSDKGELIINPEDDDTYRTYTKAMRDFLALYDTEKQVDAMRFEDCGEQPEEYKNRGDLESDMGVRKACRFSRSWLGPCSGIDDRDFGFSEGKPCLIIKLNRIVNFRPKPPTSNESIPEEAKHKVQPNVIPIHCTNKKEEDAGKLGEVKYYGISEGFPLQYYPYYGKLLHSHYLQPLVAVQFVNITQNTEIRVECRVFGENIYYSDKDRYQGRFDVKIGVMTKS, from the exons ATGCCCGCTCAAAGTAAAGATGATGGAGGATGGAAGAAGTTTTTATGGAATTCGGAGAAGAAGGAATTTCTGGGACGCACCGGTGGAAGTTGGT CAAAAATTTTCCTCTTCTATCTAATCTTTTATGGCTTCCTGGCTGGGATCTTTATCGGCACCATCCAGATTCTCCTCCTCACTCTGAGCGATTACAAACCCACCTGGCAGGACAGAGTAGCTCCTCCAG GGCTCACTCACTATCCACGTTCAGACAAGGGTGAGCTGATCATCAATCCGGAGGATGATGATACCTACAGGACATACACCAAAGCCATGAGAGATTTCCTAGCCTTGTATGACACAGAAAAACAGGTGGACGCGATGAGGTTTGAGGACTGTGGAG aacAACCTGAGGAGTACAAGAACAGAGGTGATTTAGAGAGTGACATGGGTGTAAGAAAGGCATGCAGGTTTTCAAGGTCTTGGCTAGGACCCTGTTCTGGCATTGATGATCGGGATTTTGGATTTTCAGAAGGGAAACCCTGCTTGATTATCAAGCTCAACAGGATTGTGAACTTCAGACCTAAG ccACCAACGTCAAATGAAAGCATTCCAGAGGAGGCAAAGCACAAAGTCCAGCCCAACGTGATTCCTATTCACTGCACAAACAAG AAAGAAGAGGATGCAGGTAAGCTCGGCGAAGTGAAGTACTACGGCATCAGCGAAGGCTTTCCCCTTCAGTATTACCCCTACTACGGGAAGCTCCTGCACTCTCACTACCTGCAGCCCCTGGTGGCCGTCCAGTTCGTCAACATCACCCAGAACACGGAGATCCGTGTGGAGTGCAGAGTTTTCGGGGAAAACATTTATTACAGCGACAAGGATCGCTACCAGGGACGATTCGATGTTAAAATCGGTGTCATGACCAAATCATGA
- the mpc2a gene encoding mitochondrial pyruvate carrier 2 — translation MSSSRLYSRLQSCRFYSGGLRATYHRTLDRIELMLPPKLRPLYNHPAGPKTVFFWAPVFKWGLVVAGFSDMTRPPEKLSVSQSCVITATGLIWSRYCLVIIPKNYALFAVNFFLGMCGSIQLMRIWRYNQELKQKEEEVQQS, via the exons ATGAGCAGCAGCAGACTCTATTCACGACTGCAATCATGTCGTTTTTATTCCGGTGGTTTGAGAGCGACATATCACCGAACCCTGGACAGGATCGAGTTAATGCTGCCGCCTAAATTAAGACCTCTCTACAATCATCCTGCTG GGCCAAAGACGGTTTTTTTCTGGGCACCTGTTTTTAAATGG GGTTTAGTTGTGGCTGGATTCTCTGATATGACCCGACCTCCAGAAAAGCTCAGCGTCTCTCAGTCCTGTGTCATTACAGCCACAG GATTAATTTGGTCAAGGTACTGCTTGGTCATCATCCCTAAGAACTATGCTCTGTTTGCTGTGAACTTCTTTCTGGGCATGTGTGGAAGCATCCAGCTCATGAGAATATGGAG gtACAACCAAGAACTCAAGCAGAAAGAAGAGGAAGTGCAGCAGTCTTGA